In the Manis javanica isolate MJ-LG chromosome 14, MJ_LKY, whole genome shotgun sequence genome, one interval contains:
- the PCDH1 gene encoding protocadherin-1 isoform X3: MDGGAGGRRCLETALLILEPVRMGPLRPSPGPGGPRFLPPPRLLALLLLLAASPGLATQVVYKVPEEQPPNTLIGSLAADYGFPDVGHLYKLEVGAPYLRVDGKTGDIFTTETSIDREGLRECQNQLPGKPCILEFEVSITDLVQNGSPRLLEGQIEVQDINDNTPNFALPVITLPIPENTNIGSLFPIPVASDRDAGPNGVASYELQAGPEAQELFGLQVAEDQEGKQPQLIVMGNLDRERWDSYDLTIKVQDGGSPPRASSALLRVTVLDTNDNAPKFERPSYEAELSENSPIGHSVIQVKANDSDQGANAEIDYTFHQAPEVVRRLLRLDRNTGLITVQGPVDREDLSTLRFSVLAKDRGTNPKSARAQVVVTVKDMNDNAPTIEIRGIGLVTHQDGMANISEDVAEETAVALVQVSDRDEGENAAVTCVVAGDVPFQLRQASETGSDSKKKYFLQTTTPLDYEKVKDYTIEIVAVDSGNPPLSSTNSLKVQVVDVNDNAPVFTQSVTEVAFPENNKPGEVVAEVTASDADSGSNAELVYSLEPEPAAQGLFTISPDTGEIRVKTSLDREQRDSYELKVVAADRGSPSLQGTATVLANVLDCNDNDPKFMLSGYNFSVMENMPALSPVGMVTVIDGDEGENARVRLTVEQDNGDFVIQNGTGTILSSLSFDREQQSTYTFQLKAVDGGVPPRSAYVGVTINVLDENDNAPFITAPSNTSHRLLTPQTRLGEIVSQVTAEDIDSGINAELTYSITGGNPYGLFQIGSHSGAITLEKEIERRHHGLHRLVVKVSDRGKPPRYGTALVHLYINETLANRTLLETLLGHSLDTPLDIDIAGDPEYERSKQRGNILFGVVAGVVAVALLIALAVLVRYCRQREAKSGYQAGKKETKDLYAPKPSSKTSKGNKSRGKKSKCPKPVKPVGDEDDAGLQKSLKFNLMSDAPGDSPRIHLPLNYPPGSPDLGRHYRSNSPLPSIQLQPQSPSASKKHQAVQDLPPANTFVGTGDTTSTGSEQYSDYSYRTNPPKYPSKQLPHRRVTFSATSQAQELQDPSQHSYYDSGLEESETPSSKSSSGPRLGPLALPEDHYERTTPDGSIGEMEHPESEPAGRSRP, from the exons ATGGACGGTGGGGCCGGCGGCCGGCGCTGCCTCGAGACGG CCCTTCTGATTCTGGAGCCTGTCAGGATGGGGCCCCTgaggcccagcccaggccccgGGGGGCCACGGTTCCTGCCACCCCCCAGACTGCTGGCACTGCTGCTCCTGCTCGCTGCCTCCCCAGGCCTCGCCACTCAGGTGGTGTACAAGGTGCCAGAGGAACAGCCGCCCAACACCCTCATTGGGAGCCTTGCAGCCGACTACGGTTTTCCAGATGTGGGTCACCTGTACAAACTAGAGGTGGGCGCCCCATACCTACGAGTGGACGGCAAGACGGGTGACATCTTCACCACTGAGACCTCTATTGACCGTGAGGGGCTCCGTGAATGCCAGAACCAGCTGCCTGGTAAGCCCTGCATCCTGGAGTTTGAGGTGTCTATCACAGACCTGGTGCAGAATGGCAGTCCTAGGCTGCTAGAGGGCCAGATAGAGGTCCAGGACATCAATGACAACACGCCCAACTTTGCCTTGCCAGTCATCACCCTGCCCATCCCCGAGAACACCAACATCGGCTCCCTCTTCCCCATCCCAGTGGCTTCGGACCGTGATGCCGGCCCCAACGGTGTGGCATCCTATGAGCTACAGGCTGGGCCCGAGGCCCAGGAGCTGTTTGGGCTGCAGGTGGCAGAGGACCAGGAAGGCAAGCAGCCACAGCTTATCGTGATGGGAAACCTGGACCGGGAACGCTGGGACTCCTATGACCTCACCATCAAGGTGCAGGATGGTGGCAGCCCCCCACGTGCCAGCAGCGCCCTGCTGCGCGTCACCGTGCTTGACACCAATGACAACGCCCCCAAGTTCGAGCGGCCCTCTTATGAAGCTGAGCTGTCTGAGAATAGCCCCATCGGCCACTCAGTGATCCAG GTGAAGGCCAACGACTCGGACCAAGGTGCCAATGCAGAGATTGACTACACGTTCCACCAGGCGCCCGAAGTTGTGAGGCGCCTTCTGCGGCTGGACAGGAACACTGGACTTATCACTGTGCAGGGCCCCGTGGACCGTGAGGACCTAAGTACCCTGCGTTTCTCAGTGCTTGCCAAGGACCGAGGCACCAACCCCAAGAGTGCCCGAGCCCAGGTGGTGGTGACTGTGAAGGACATGAATGACAACGCCCCCACCATTGAGATCCGGGGCATAGGGCTGGTGACCCATCAAGACGGAATGGCTAACATCTCAGAGGATGTGGCAGAGGAGACAGCTGTGGCCCTCGTGCAGGTATCTGACCGAGATGAGGGAGAGAATGCAGCTGTCACTTGTGTGGTGGCAGGTGATGTGCCCTTCCAGCTACGCCAGGCCAGTGAGACGGGAAGTGACAGCAAGAAGAAGTACTTCCTGCAGACCACCACCCCACTTGACTACGAGAAGGTCAAAGACTATACCATAGAGATAGTTGCCGTGGACTCTGGCAACCCTCCACTCTCTAGCACCAACTCCCTCAAGGTGCAGGTGGTGGACGTCAATGACAACGCACCTGTGTTCACCCAGAGCGTCACTGAGGTCGCCTTCCCAGAAAACAACAAGCCGGGCGAGGTGGTGGCTGAGGTCACTGCCAGCGATGCTGACTCGGGTTCCAACGCTGAGCTGGTTTACTCTCTGGAGCCTGAGCCAGCTGCCCAGGGCCTCTTCACCATCTCGCCTGACACTGGAGAGATCCGGGTGAAGACTTCCCTTGATCGAGAACAGCGGGACAGCTATGAGCTGAAGGTGGTGGCAGCCGACCGGGgcagccccagcctccagggTACAGCCACCGTCCTCGCCAATGTGCTGGACTGCAATGACAATGACCCCAAGTTCATGCTGAGTGGCTACAACTTCTCAGTGATGGAGAACATGCCCGCACTGAGCCCAGTGGGCATGGTGACTGTCATTGATGGGGACGAGGGGGAGAATGCCCGGGTGCGGCTCACGGTGGAGCAGGACAATGGGGACTTCGTCATCCAGAATGGCACCGGCACCATCCTCTCCAGCTTGAGCTTTGATCGGGAGCAGCAAAGCACCTACACCTTCCAGCTTAAGGCGGTGGATGGCGGTGTCCCCCCTCGCTCAGCCTACGTTGGCGTCACTATCAACGTGCTGGATGAGAATGACAATGCGCCTTTTATCACTGCCCCTTCCAACACCTCCCACCGGCTGCTGACCCCCCAGACACGTCTTGGTGAGATAGTCAGTCAGGTGACAGCTGAGGACATTGACTCCGGCATCAATGCTGAGCTGACCTACAGCATCACTGGTGGCAACCCTTATGGACTTTTCCAGATTGGATCGCATTCAGGCGCCATCACCCTGGAGAAGGAGATTGAGCGGCGCCACCACGGGCTGCACCGCCTAGTGGTGAAGGTCAGTGACCGCGGCAAGCCCCCACGCTATGGCACAGCATTGGTCCACCTCTATATCAATGAGACCCTGGCCAACCGCACGCTGCTGGAGAccctgctgggccacagcctgGACACGCCGCTGGACATTGACATCGCCGGGGACCCAGAGTACGAGCGCTCCAAGCAGCGGGGCAACATCCTCTTCGGCGTAGTGGCAGGTGTGGTGGCAGTGGCCTTGCTCATCGCCCTGGCAGTACTCGTGCGCTACTGCAGGCAGCGGGAGGCCAAGAGTGGCTACCAGGCTGGCAAGAAGGAGACCAAGGACCTGTACGCCCCCAAGCCCAGCAGCAAAACctccaagggaaacaaaagcaggggCAAGAAGAGCAAGTGCCCGAAGCCTGTGAAGCCCGTGGGGGACGAGGATGACGCCGGCCTGCAGAAGTCTCTCAAGTTCAACCTGATGAGTGACGCCCCTGGGGACAGCCCCCGCATCCACCTGCCCCTCAACTACCCTCCAGGCAGCCCGGACCTGGGCCGCCACTACCGCTCCAACTCCCCACTGCCGTCCATCCAGCTGCAGCCCCAGTCGCCCTCAGCCTCCAAGAAGCATCAGGCGGTGCAGGACCTGCCGCCTGCAAACACGTTCGTGGGGACCGGGGACACCACGTCCACAGGCTCTGAGCAGTACTCCGACTACAGCTACCGCACCAACCCCCCCAAATACCCCAGCAAGCAG TTACCTCACCGCCGCGTCACCTTCTCCGCCACCAGCCAGGCCCAGGAGCTTCAGGACCCGTCCCAGCACAGTTACTATGACAGTGGGCTGGAGGAGTCTGAGACGCCCTCCAGCAAGTCATCCTCAGGGCCCCGACTCGGCCCCCTGGCCCTGCCTGAGGACCACTATGAGCGCACCACCCCTGACGGCAGCATAGGAGAGATGGAGCACCCCGAGAGCG AGCCGGCTGGCCGGAGCAGGCCCTGA